From a single Meles meles chromosome 21, mMelMel3.1 paternal haplotype, whole genome shotgun sequence genomic region:
- the CHTF18 gene encoding chromosome transmission fidelity protein 18 homolog isoform X1, producing the protein MGDPELELAGAQDDFHSQFADELEVLAELEGTAALSPSKDPWPPVGRSRLPFEEAAAGGGAAAPCAPGAPAENRGGSARKRQLAGHVARDRTLPPTPRVKRLRLEVVKKLDFRPEEMEEPPLPDSPAGDITPPPSPEVPTEPRSKGALDGGVDVGLLQASLAARNPVLRRPPVLEDYVSVTSTGGSRAFLVLRADPVGTGVQVGAVWPRERWGAPCCPGDPRPPSPPGPWGRVRKFSRPVSLPRSPSDLLHLLCVCLPWSRSYPGVLTPFLDLWRRGRGQLDLLGVPFASLKEQVDNERRQQLLEEAHRLSDTLRSLRSEEVQPLAAPEEELASNQDESQHCLWVDKFAPRSYTELLSDDFTNRCLLKWLKLWDLVVFGRERPARRPRPGVELARGGKEAASSSKWKSHEQVLEDMLEAELDPSRRPRQKVALLCGPPGLGKTTLAHVIARHAGYCVVEMNASDDRSPEAFRTCIEAATQMESVLGAGGKPNCLVIDEIDGAPVAAINVLLNILDRKGPQDAEPGGPVPASGGRRRRAEGGLLMRPIICVCNDQFVPALRPLRQQAFLLHFPPILSSRLAQRLQEISLRQGMRADPGALAALCEKTDNDIRACVNTLQFLHGRGRRELSVQAVWTTPVGLKDQRKGLFSVWQEVFQLPRVQRQRWGQDPALPLHMLPVSDGHLGVGPCAAEAPLTTASQRFYHILRVAASAGEHEKVVQGLFENFLRLRLRDPSLGTVCAALDWLAFDDLLGRAAHHGQSFQLLRYLPFLPAAFHLLFASSHVPRIAFPSSQQEAQNRLSRRQNLIQTLVAGIAPATRSRATPQALVLDALCLILDILAPKLRPVSTQLYSSREKQQLAGLVGTMLAYSLTYRQERLPDGQYVYRLEPPSSSLPERSKWRRCGGRRPWPGLGTAPRQTGFPWGPRLCRGLLGTKGAAAVRSGSCSGGWSASWREPPWRRSPRGTSLVVWSSREQQPRVQETRPQRRMRLSGAWARRWAGVTSGFDSRRVSPTPCGAVSTSGTCCSGRCPPCQEPRLGTSPCAGRPRDHA; encoded by the exons ATGGGCGACCCGGAGCTCGAGCTGGCCGGTGCCCAGGACGACTTCCACAGCCAGTTCGCCGACGAGCTGGAGGTGCTGGCCGAGCTGGAAG GGACGGCGGCCCTGTCGCCCTCCAAGGACCCCTGGCCCCCGGTGGGCCGGTCCCGCCTGCCGTTCGAGGAGGCCGCCGCTGGAGGGGGCGCCGCCGCTCCCTGCGCTCCGGGGGCACCTGCAGAGAACCGCGGAGGCAGTGCGAGGAAGCGGCAGCTGGCCGGCCACGTCGCGAGGGACAGGACCTTGCCCCCAA cccccagggtcAAACGGCTTAGGCTGGAGGTCGTCAAGAAGCTGGACTTCAGGCCGGAGGAAATGGAGGAGCCGCCCCTTCCTGACTCCCCTGCGGGGGACATCACCCCCCCACCGAGTCCCGAGGTCCCCACTGAACCTCGGAGCAAGGG GGCCTTGGACGGTGGTGTCGACGTGGGGCTCCTGCAGGCCTCGCTGGCAGCCCGAAATCCTGTCCTGAGGCGGCCCCCTGTCCTGGAGGACTATGTCAGTGTGACCTCCACGGGGGGTAGCCGGGCTTTTCTGGTCCTGCGGGCTGATCCAGTGGGCACAGGGGTGCAGGTGGGTGCTGTGTGGCCACGAGAGAGGTGGGGGGCTCCGTGCTGCCCAGGAGATCCTAGACCTCCATCCCCGCCCGGGCCCTGGGGACGCGTCCGGAAGTTTAGCAGGCCTGTGTCCCTTCCGCGCTCTCCCTCGGATCTCCTTCACCTTTTGTGCGTGTGTCTCCCGTGGAGTCGTTCCTATCCCGGCGTCTTG ACCCCTTTCCTTGATCTCTGGCGGCGAGGCCGCGGGCAGCTGGATCTGTTGGGTGTGCCCTTCGCATCCCTGAAGGAGCAGGTGGATAACGAG CGGAGGCAGCAGCTGCTCGAGGAGGCCCATCGGCTCTCAGACACGCTTCGCAG CCTCAGGTCGGAGGAGGTCCAGCCTTTGGCGGCTCCCGAGGAAGAGCTGGCCAGCAACCAAGACGAGTCCCAGCACTGCCTCTGGGTGGACAAGTTTGCCCCTCGGTCCTACACGGAGCTGCTCAGTGACGAC TTCACTAACCGCTGCCTCCTCAAGTGGTTAAAGCTGTGGGACCTGGTGGTGTTCGGTCGAGAGAGGCCTGCCAGGAGGCCGAGGCCCGGCGTGGAGCTGGCCCGGGGTGGCAAAGAGGCCGCGAGCTCCAGCAAATGGAAGAGCCACGAGCAGGTGCTGGAGGACATGCTAGAGGCTGAGCTGGACCcaagccggcggccccggcagaAG GTGGCGCTGCTCTGTGGGCCCCCAGGGCTCGGCAAGACCACCCTGGCCCACGTGATTGCACGGCATGCTGGGTATTGCGTGGTGGAGATGAATGCGAG TGACGACCGCAGCCCCGAGGCCTTCCGCACGTGCATTGAAGCGGCCACGCAGATGGAGTCCGTGCTGGGTGCTGGTGGGAAGCCCAACTGCCTGGTCATCGACGAGATCGATGGGGCCCCCGTG GCTGCCATCAACGTTCTCCTGAACATCCTGGACCGCAAGGGCCCGCAGGACGCAGAGCCCGGGGGTCCGGTTCCTGCGAgtggggggcggcggcgccgggcTGAGGGGGGGCTCCTGATGAGGCCTATCATCTGCGTCTGCAATGACCA GTTCGTGCCCGCCCTGCGGCCGCTGAGACAGCAGGCCTTCCTGCTGCACTTCCCGCCCATACTGTCCTCCAGGCTCGCACAGCGGCTGCAGGAG ATCTCCCTGCGGCAGGGCATGAGGGCCGACCCGGGGGCGCTGGCCGCTCTGTGTGAGAAGACAGATAACGACATCCGTGCCTGCGTCAACACGCTGCAG TTCCTCCATGGGCGGGGCCGGCGAGAGCTGAGTGTGCAGGCGGTGTGGACCACGCCGGTCGGCCTCAAGGACCAACGCAAGGGGCTGTTCTCTGTGTGGCAGGAGGTGTTCCAGCTGCCCCGGGTGCAGAG gcaACGCTGGGGCCAGGACCCGGCCCTGCCTCTGCACATGCTCCCGGTCAGTGACGGACACCTGGGTGTGGGGCCCTGTGCTGCCGAGGCGCCGCTGACCACGGCTTCCCAGCGCTTCTACCATATTCTGCGCGTGGCTGCCTCCGCAGGCGAGCACGAGAAGGTGGTTCAG GGCCTGTTTGAGAACTTTCTGCGCCTGCGGCTGCGGGATCCCAGCCTGGGCACCGTGTGCGCGGCCCTCGACTGGCTGGCCTTCGACGACCTGCTGGGCCGCGCTGCCCACCACGGCCAGAGTTTCCAGCTGCTGCGCTACCTGCCCTTCCTGCCGGCGGCCTTCCACCTGCTCTTCGCGTCCAGCCACGTGCCGAGGATCGCTTTCCCCAGCAGCCAGCAGGAG GCCCAGAACCGGCTGAGCCGGAGGCAGAACCTCATCCAGACGCTGGTGGCGGGCATCGCACCGGCCACCCGCAGCCGAGCTACGCCTCAGGCTCTCGTCCTGGACGCCCTCTGTCTGATTCTGGACATCCTGGCGCCCAAGTTGCGCCCT GTGAGCACGCAGTTGTACAGCAGCCGTGAGAAGCAGCAGCTGGCCGGCCTCGTGGGCACCATGCTTGCCTACAGCCTGACCTACCGCCAGGAGCGCCTGCCCGACGGGCAGTACGTCTACAGGCTGGAGCC GCCAAGCAGCTCATTGCCCGAGAGATCGAAATGGAGAAGATGCGGCGGGCGGAGGCCTTGGCCCGGGTTGGGGACAGCCCCCAG GCAGACGGGGTTCCCCTGGGGGCCGAGGCTCTGCCGGGGGCTGCTGGGGACGAAGGGGGCCGCGGCCGTGAGGAGCGGCAGCTGCAGCGGCGGCTGGAGCGCATCCTGGAGAGAGCCGCCCTGGAGGAGAAG CCCGAGAGGGACTTCTTTGGTCGTGTGGTCGTCAAGAGAGCAGCAACCCCGAGTGCAG GAGACACGGCCCCAGAGACGGATGCGGCTGAGCGGCGCATGGGCACGGCGGTGGGCAGGAGTGACGTCTGGTTTCGATTCAAGGAGGGTGTCTCCAACGCCGTGCGGCGCAGTGTCCACATCAGGGACCTGCTGTAGTGGACGCTGCCCCCCCTGCCAGGAACCCAGGCTGGGTACCTCCCCCTGTGCTGGACGCCCCAGGGACCACGCTTGA
- the CHTF18 gene encoding chromosome transmission fidelity protein 18 homolog isoform X3 yields MGDPELELAGAQDDFHSQFADELEVLAELEGTAALSPSKDPWPPVGRSRLPFEEAAAGGGAAAPCAPGAPAENRGGSARKRQLAGHVARDRTLPPTPRVKRLRLEVVKKLDFRPEEMEEPPLPDSPAGDITPPPSPEVPTEPRSKGALDGGVDVGLLQASLAARNPVLRRPPVLEDYVSVTSTGGSRAFLVLRADPVGTGVQTPFLDLWRRGRGQLDLLGVPFASLKEQVDNERRQQLLEEAHRLSDTLRSLRSEEVQPLAAPEEELASNQDESQHCLWVDKFAPRSYTELLSDDFTNRCLLKWLKLWDLVVFGRERPARRPRPGVELARGGKEAASSSKWKSHEQVLEDMLEAELDPSRRPRQKVALLCGPPGLGKTTLAHVIARHAGYCVVEMNASDDRSPEAFRTCIEAATQMESVLGAGGKPNCLVIDEIDGAPVAAINVLLNILDRKGPQDAEPGGPVPASGGRRRRAEGGLLMRPIICVCNDQFVPALRPLRQQAFLLHFPPILSSRLAQRLQEISLRQGMRADPGALAALCEKTDNDIRACVNTLQFLHGRGRRELSVQAVWTTPVGLKDQRKGLFSVWQEVFQLPRVQRQRWGQDPALPLHMLPVSDGHLGVGPCAAEAPLTTASQRFYHILRVAASAGEHEKVVQGLFENFLRLRLRDPSLGTVCAALDWLAFDDLLGRAAHHGQSFQLLRYLPFLPAAFHLLFASSHVPRIAFPSSQQEAQNRLSRRQNLIQTLVAGIAPATRSRATPQALVLDALCLILDILAPKLRPVSTQLYSSREKQQLAGLVGTMLAYSLTYRQERLPDGQYVYRLEPPSSSLPERSKWRRCGGRRPWPGLGTAPRQTGFPWGPRLCRGLLGTKGAAAVRSGSCSGGWSASWREPPWRRSPRGTSLVVWSSREQQPRVQETRPQRRMRLSGAWARRWAGVTSGFDSRRVSPTPCGAVSTSGTCCSGRCPPCQEPRLGTSPCAGRPRDHA; encoded by the exons ATGGGCGACCCGGAGCTCGAGCTGGCCGGTGCCCAGGACGACTTCCACAGCCAGTTCGCCGACGAGCTGGAGGTGCTGGCCGAGCTGGAAG GGACGGCGGCCCTGTCGCCCTCCAAGGACCCCTGGCCCCCGGTGGGCCGGTCCCGCCTGCCGTTCGAGGAGGCCGCCGCTGGAGGGGGCGCCGCCGCTCCCTGCGCTCCGGGGGCACCTGCAGAGAACCGCGGAGGCAGTGCGAGGAAGCGGCAGCTGGCCGGCCACGTCGCGAGGGACAGGACCTTGCCCCCAA cccccagggtcAAACGGCTTAGGCTGGAGGTCGTCAAGAAGCTGGACTTCAGGCCGGAGGAAATGGAGGAGCCGCCCCTTCCTGACTCCCCTGCGGGGGACATCACCCCCCCACCGAGTCCCGAGGTCCCCACTGAACCTCGGAGCAAGGG GGCCTTGGACGGTGGTGTCGACGTGGGGCTCCTGCAGGCCTCGCTGGCAGCCCGAAATCCTGTCCTGAGGCGGCCCCCTGTCCTGGAGGACTATGTCAGTGTGACCTCCACGGGGGGTAGCCGGGCTTTTCTGGTCCTGCGGGCTGATCCAGTGGGCACAGGGGTGCAG ACCCCTTTCCTTGATCTCTGGCGGCGAGGCCGCGGGCAGCTGGATCTGTTGGGTGTGCCCTTCGCATCCCTGAAGGAGCAGGTGGATAACGAG CGGAGGCAGCAGCTGCTCGAGGAGGCCCATCGGCTCTCAGACACGCTTCGCAG CCTCAGGTCGGAGGAGGTCCAGCCTTTGGCGGCTCCCGAGGAAGAGCTGGCCAGCAACCAAGACGAGTCCCAGCACTGCCTCTGGGTGGACAAGTTTGCCCCTCGGTCCTACACGGAGCTGCTCAGTGACGAC TTCACTAACCGCTGCCTCCTCAAGTGGTTAAAGCTGTGGGACCTGGTGGTGTTCGGTCGAGAGAGGCCTGCCAGGAGGCCGAGGCCCGGCGTGGAGCTGGCCCGGGGTGGCAAAGAGGCCGCGAGCTCCAGCAAATGGAAGAGCCACGAGCAGGTGCTGGAGGACATGCTAGAGGCTGAGCTGGACCcaagccggcggccccggcagaAG GTGGCGCTGCTCTGTGGGCCCCCAGGGCTCGGCAAGACCACCCTGGCCCACGTGATTGCACGGCATGCTGGGTATTGCGTGGTGGAGATGAATGCGAG TGACGACCGCAGCCCCGAGGCCTTCCGCACGTGCATTGAAGCGGCCACGCAGATGGAGTCCGTGCTGGGTGCTGGTGGGAAGCCCAACTGCCTGGTCATCGACGAGATCGATGGGGCCCCCGTG GCTGCCATCAACGTTCTCCTGAACATCCTGGACCGCAAGGGCCCGCAGGACGCAGAGCCCGGGGGTCCGGTTCCTGCGAgtggggggcggcggcgccgggcTGAGGGGGGGCTCCTGATGAGGCCTATCATCTGCGTCTGCAATGACCA GTTCGTGCCCGCCCTGCGGCCGCTGAGACAGCAGGCCTTCCTGCTGCACTTCCCGCCCATACTGTCCTCCAGGCTCGCACAGCGGCTGCAGGAG ATCTCCCTGCGGCAGGGCATGAGGGCCGACCCGGGGGCGCTGGCCGCTCTGTGTGAGAAGACAGATAACGACATCCGTGCCTGCGTCAACACGCTGCAG TTCCTCCATGGGCGGGGCCGGCGAGAGCTGAGTGTGCAGGCGGTGTGGACCACGCCGGTCGGCCTCAAGGACCAACGCAAGGGGCTGTTCTCTGTGTGGCAGGAGGTGTTCCAGCTGCCCCGGGTGCAGAG gcaACGCTGGGGCCAGGACCCGGCCCTGCCTCTGCACATGCTCCCGGTCAGTGACGGACACCTGGGTGTGGGGCCCTGTGCTGCCGAGGCGCCGCTGACCACGGCTTCCCAGCGCTTCTACCATATTCTGCGCGTGGCTGCCTCCGCAGGCGAGCACGAGAAGGTGGTTCAG GGCCTGTTTGAGAACTTTCTGCGCCTGCGGCTGCGGGATCCCAGCCTGGGCACCGTGTGCGCGGCCCTCGACTGGCTGGCCTTCGACGACCTGCTGGGCCGCGCTGCCCACCACGGCCAGAGTTTCCAGCTGCTGCGCTACCTGCCCTTCCTGCCGGCGGCCTTCCACCTGCTCTTCGCGTCCAGCCACGTGCCGAGGATCGCTTTCCCCAGCAGCCAGCAGGAG GCCCAGAACCGGCTGAGCCGGAGGCAGAACCTCATCCAGACGCTGGTGGCGGGCATCGCACCGGCCACCCGCAGCCGAGCTACGCCTCAGGCTCTCGTCCTGGACGCCCTCTGTCTGATTCTGGACATCCTGGCGCCCAAGTTGCGCCCT GTGAGCACGCAGTTGTACAGCAGCCGTGAGAAGCAGCAGCTGGCCGGCCTCGTGGGCACCATGCTTGCCTACAGCCTGACCTACCGCCAGGAGCGCCTGCCCGACGGGCAGTACGTCTACAGGCTGGAGCC GCCAAGCAGCTCATTGCCCGAGAGATCGAAATGGAGAAGATGCGGCGGGCGGAGGCCTTGGCCCGGGTTGGGGACAGCCCCCAG GCAGACGGGGTTCCCCTGGGGGCCGAGGCTCTGCCGGGGGCTGCTGGGGACGAAGGGGGCCGCGGCCGTGAGGAGCGGCAGCTGCAGCGGCGGCTGGAGCGCATCCTGGAGAGAGCCGCCCTGGAGGAGAAG CCCGAGAGGGACTTCTTTGGTCGTGTGGTCGTCAAGAGAGCAGCAACCCCGAGTGCAG GAGACACGGCCCCAGAGACGGATGCGGCTGAGCGGCGCATGGGCACGGCGGTGGGCAGGAGTGACGTCTGGTTTCGATTCAAGGAGGGTGTCTCCAACGCCGTGCGGCGCAGTGTCCACATCAGGGACCTGCTGTAGTGGACGCTGCCCCCCCTGCCAGGAACCCAGGCTGGGTACCTCCCCCTGTGCTGGACGCCCCAGGGACCACGCTTGA
- the CHTF18 gene encoding chromosome transmission fidelity protein 18 homolog isoform X4 translates to MGDPELELAGAQDDFHSQFADELEVLAELEGTAALSPSKDPWPPVGRSRLPFEEAAAGGGAAAPCAPGAPAENRGGSARKRQLAGHVARDRTLPPTPRVKRLRLEVVKKLDFRPEEMEEPPLPDSPAGDITPPPSPEVPTEPRSKGALDGGVDVGLLQASLAARNPVLRRPPVLEDYVSVTSTGGSRAFLVLRADPVGTGVQTPFLDLWRRGRGQLDLLGVPFASLKEQVDNERRQQLLEEAHRLSDTLRSLRSEEVQPLAAPEEELASNQDESQHCLWVDKFAPRSYTELLSDDFTNRCLLKWLKLWDLVVFGRERPARRPRPGVELARGGKEAASSSKWKSHEQVLEDMLEAELDPSRRPRQKVALLCGPPGLGKTTLAHVIARHAGYCVVEMNASDDRSPEAFRTCIEAATQMESVLGAGGKPNCLVIDEIDGAPVAAINVLLNILDRKGPQDAEPGGPVPASGGRRRRAEGGLLMRPIICVCNDQFVPALRPLRQQAFLLHFPPILSSRLAQRLQEISLRQGMRADPGALAALCEKTDNDIRACVNTLQFLHGRGRRELSVQAVWTTPVGLKDQRKGLFSVWQEVFQLPRVQRQRWGQDPALPLHMLPVSDGHLGVGPCAAEAPLTTASQRFYHILRVAASAGEHEKVVQGLFENFLRLRLRDPSLGTVCAALDWLAFDDLLGRAAHHGQSFQLLRYLPFLPAAFHLLFASSHVPRIAFPSSQQEAQNRLSRRQNLIQTLVAGIAPATRSRATPQALVLDALCLILDILAPKLRPVSTQLYSSREKQQLAGLVGTMLAYSLTYRQERLPDGQYVYRLEPNVEEVCCFPELPARKPLTYQAKQLIAREIEMEKMRRAEALARVGDSPQADGVPLGAEALPGAAGDEGGRGREERQLQRRLERILERAALEEKPERDFFGRVVVKRAATPSAGDTAPETDAAERRMGTAVGRSDVWFRFKEGVSNAVRRSVHIRDLL, encoded by the exons ATGGGCGACCCGGAGCTCGAGCTGGCCGGTGCCCAGGACGACTTCCACAGCCAGTTCGCCGACGAGCTGGAGGTGCTGGCCGAGCTGGAAG GGACGGCGGCCCTGTCGCCCTCCAAGGACCCCTGGCCCCCGGTGGGCCGGTCCCGCCTGCCGTTCGAGGAGGCCGCCGCTGGAGGGGGCGCCGCCGCTCCCTGCGCTCCGGGGGCACCTGCAGAGAACCGCGGAGGCAGTGCGAGGAAGCGGCAGCTGGCCGGCCACGTCGCGAGGGACAGGACCTTGCCCCCAA cccccagggtcAAACGGCTTAGGCTGGAGGTCGTCAAGAAGCTGGACTTCAGGCCGGAGGAAATGGAGGAGCCGCCCCTTCCTGACTCCCCTGCGGGGGACATCACCCCCCCACCGAGTCCCGAGGTCCCCACTGAACCTCGGAGCAAGGG GGCCTTGGACGGTGGTGTCGACGTGGGGCTCCTGCAGGCCTCGCTGGCAGCCCGAAATCCTGTCCTGAGGCGGCCCCCTGTCCTGGAGGACTATGTCAGTGTGACCTCCACGGGGGGTAGCCGGGCTTTTCTGGTCCTGCGGGCTGATCCAGTGGGCACAGGGGTGCAG ACCCCTTTCCTTGATCTCTGGCGGCGAGGCCGCGGGCAGCTGGATCTGTTGGGTGTGCCCTTCGCATCCCTGAAGGAGCAGGTGGATAACGAG CGGAGGCAGCAGCTGCTCGAGGAGGCCCATCGGCTCTCAGACACGCTTCGCAG CCTCAGGTCGGAGGAGGTCCAGCCTTTGGCGGCTCCCGAGGAAGAGCTGGCCAGCAACCAAGACGAGTCCCAGCACTGCCTCTGGGTGGACAAGTTTGCCCCTCGGTCCTACACGGAGCTGCTCAGTGACGAC TTCACTAACCGCTGCCTCCTCAAGTGGTTAAAGCTGTGGGACCTGGTGGTGTTCGGTCGAGAGAGGCCTGCCAGGAGGCCGAGGCCCGGCGTGGAGCTGGCCCGGGGTGGCAAAGAGGCCGCGAGCTCCAGCAAATGGAAGAGCCACGAGCAGGTGCTGGAGGACATGCTAGAGGCTGAGCTGGACCcaagccggcggccccggcagaAG GTGGCGCTGCTCTGTGGGCCCCCAGGGCTCGGCAAGACCACCCTGGCCCACGTGATTGCACGGCATGCTGGGTATTGCGTGGTGGAGATGAATGCGAG TGACGACCGCAGCCCCGAGGCCTTCCGCACGTGCATTGAAGCGGCCACGCAGATGGAGTCCGTGCTGGGTGCTGGTGGGAAGCCCAACTGCCTGGTCATCGACGAGATCGATGGGGCCCCCGTG GCTGCCATCAACGTTCTCCTGAACATCCTGGACCGCAAGGGCCCGCAGGACGCAGAGCCCGGGGGTCCGGTTCCTGCGAgtggggggcggcggcgccgggcTGAGGGGGGGCTCCTGATGAGGCCTATCATCTGCGTCTGCAATGACCA GTTCGTGCCCGCCCTGCGGCCGCTGAGACAGCAGGCCTTCCTGCTGCACTTCCCGCCCATACTGTCCTCCAGGCTCGCACAGCGGCTGCAGGAG ATCTCCCTGCGGCAGGGCATGAGGGCCGACCCGGGGGCGCTGGCCGCTCTGTGTGAGAAGACAGATAACGACATCCGTGCCTGCGTCAACACGCTGCAG TTCCTCCATGGGCGGGGCCGGCGAGAGCTGAGTGTGCAGGCGGTGTGGACCACGCCGGTCGGCCTCAAGGACCAACGCAAGGGGCTGTTCTCTGTGTGGCAGGAGGTGTTCCAGCTGCCCCGGGTGCAGAG gcaACGCTGGGGCCAGGACCCGGCCCTGCCTCTGCACATGCTCCCGGTCAGTGACGGACACCTGGGTGTGGGGCCCTGTGCTGCCGAGGCGCCGCTGACCACGGCTTCCCAGCGCTTCTACCATATTCTGCGCGTGGCTGCCTCCGCAGGCGAGCACGAGAAGGTGGTTCAG GGCCTGTTTGAGAACTTTCTGCGCCTGCGGCTGCGGGATCCCAGCCTGGGCACCGTGTGCGCGGCCCTCGACTGGCTGGCCTTCGACGACCTGCTGGGCCGCGCTGCCCACCACGGCCAGAGTTTCCAGCTGCTGCGCTACCTGCCCTTCCTGCCGGCGGCCTTCCACCTGCTCTTCGCGTCCAGCCACGTGCCGAGGATCGCTTTCCCCAGCAGCCAGCAGGAG GCCCAGAACCGGCTGAGCCGGAGGCAGAACCTCATCCAGACGCTGGTGGCGGGCATCGCACCGGCCACCCGCAGCCGAGCTACGCCTCAGGCTCTCGTCCTGGACGCCCTCTGTCTGATTCTGGACATCCTGGCGCCCAAGTTGCGCCCT GTGAGCACGCAGTTGTACAGCAGCCGTGAGAAGCAGCAGCTGGCCGGCCTCGTGGGCACCATGCTTGCCTACAGCCTGACCTACCGCCAGGAGCGCCTGCCCGACGGGCAGTACGTCTACAGGCTGGAGCC GAACGTGGAGGAGGTGTGTTGCTTTCCTGAGCTGCCCGCCCGCAAACCCCTCACCTACCAGGCCAAGCAGCTCATTGCCCGAGAGATCGAAATGGAGAAGATGCGGCGGGCGGAGGCCTTGGCCCGGGTTGGGGACAGCCCCCAG GCAGACGGGGTTCCCCTGGGGGCCGAGGCTCTGCCGGGGGCTGCTGGGGACGAAGGGGGCCGCGGCCGTGAGGAGCGGCAGCTGCAGCGGCGGCTGGAGCGCATCCTGGAGAGAGCCGCCCTGGAGGAGAAG CCCGAGAGGGACTTCTTTGGTCGTGTGGTCGTCAAGAGAGCAGCAACCCCGAGTGCAG GAGACACGGCCCCAGAGACGGATGCGGCTGAGCGGCGCATGGGCACGGCGGTGGGCAGGAGTGACGTCTGGTTTCGATTCAAGGAGGGTGTCTCCAACGCCGTGCGGCGCAGTGTCCACATCAGGGACCTGCTGTAG